Proteins from a single region of Xenopus laevis strain J_2021 chromosome 9_10S, Xenopus_laevis_v10.1, whole genome shotgun sequence:
- the spop.S gene encoding speckle-type POZ protein B produces the protein MSRVPSPPPPAEMSSGPVAESWCYTQIKVVKFSYMWTINNFSFCREEMGEVIKSSTFSSGANDKLKWCLRVNPKGLDEESKDYLSLYLLLVSCPKSEVRAKFKFSILNAKGEETKAMESQRAYRFVQGKDWGFKKFIRRDFLLDEANGLLPDDKLTLFCEVSVVQDSVNISGQNTMNMVKVPECRLSDELGGLWENSRFTDCCLCVAGQEFQAHKAILAARSPVFSAMFEHEMEESKKNRVEIKDVEPDVFKEMMCFIYTGKASNLDKMADDLLAAADKYALERLKVMCEEALCSNLSVENAAEILILADLHSADQLKTQAVDFINYHASDVMETSGWKSMVVSHPHLVAEAYRSLASAQCPFLGPPRKRLKQS, from the exons ATGTCGCGAGTACCCAGTCCCCCTCCCCCAGCTGAGATGTCCAGTGGCCCTGTGGCAGAAAGCTGGTGCTATACTCAG ATTAAAGTCGTAAAGTTTTCCTACATGTGGACCATCAACAATTTTAGCTTTTGCCGAGAGGAGATGGGAGAGGTGATCAAGAGCTCAACCTTCTCTTCAGGCGCCAATGATAAACTCAAATG GTGCTTGCGGGTTAATCCCAAGGGACTGGATGAGGAGAGTAAAGATTATCTATCTCTCTACTTACTATTGGTCAGTTGTCCAAAGAGTGAGGTGcgtgccaaattcaaattctcCATTCTAAATGCCAAAGGAGAAGAAACAAAGGCAATGG AGAGTCAACGTGCCTACCGGTTTGTCCAGGGGAAGGACTGGGGCTTCAAGAAATTTATCCGCAGGGACTTTTTACTTGATGAGGCCAATGGCCTGCTTCCAGATGACAAACTAACACTGTTCTGTGAG GTTAGTGTGGTGCAGGATTCTGTCAACATTTCCGGCCAGAACACAATGAACATGGTCAAAGTCCCAGAATGCCGCCTTTCAGATGAACTCGGAGGACTGTGGGAGAATTCTCGTTTCACCGACTGCTGTCTCTGTGTGGCTGGTCAAGAATTTCAGGCACACAAAGCCATCCTGGCAG cgCGGTCTCCTGTGTTTAGCGCCATGTTTGAACATGAAATGGAAGAGAGCAAAAag AACCGTGTGGAGATAAAAGACGTGGAACCGGATGTGTTtaaagaaatgatgtgtttcaTCTACACGGGGAAAGCCTCCAACCTTGATAAAATGGCCGATGATTTATTGGCTGCAGCAGACAAG TATGCCCTGGAACGCCTGAAAGTGATGTGCGAGGAAGCGCTGTGCAGTAACCTGTCGGTAGAAAATGCAGCAGAAATCCTGATCTTGGCCGACTTACACAGCGCGGATCAACTGAAAACACAGGCTGTGGACTTCATCAATTA CCACGCCTCTGATGTCATGGAAACGTCGGGATGGAAGTCTATGGTGGTCTCTCACCCACACCTGGTAGCAGAAGCATATCGCTCACTAGCATCCGCCCAATGCCCCTTCCTGGGGCCTCCACGCAAACGCCTGAAGCAATCCTAA